From one Cyprinus carpio isolate SPL01 chromosome B3, ASM1834038v1, whole genome shotgun sequence genomic stretch:
- the LOC109051270 gene encoding uncharacterized protein LOC109051270, whose protein sequence is MEIEMKVKKAELKVEEVRLDATLQALKQQCDAEAAQAEAYVFEKAATDLEEESALGSAKVDSTERTRDYVKHQIILKADSSPLSNIEHNDTLATTVPYEPPKQEPGQSTDTEYVHPPPGANKCKDVPQLSQSIPVRKLSFGALPTHQSTGYTPQVGNMTDIARFLARRDLLTGGLRKFSDKPGEYWGWKSSFNNVIDDLNLSASEEFDLLIKWLGAESVQYAKRLRAVYINRPSEGLGKVWERLDECYGSPEALEKALLDRLERFPRISNKDPYLLRELQDLLLEIEAAKDEGYIPGLLYLDTARGIHPVVEKLPFGLQEKWMTYGSKYKEEHSVSFPPFSAFVAFISRESKMRNDPSFKHSVQPSLVPTKMRFQDKQSKREAISVIRTEVVSTEPNPTAGTNIHDPNKECPIHKKPHTLKKCRAFREMPLEERKAYLKRNLICFRCCASTNHQAKICKAETLCAECNSNSHITALHPGPAPWANTTEPASNNGGECNIVLPTATSTCTQVCGSEVESHSCSKISPVFIYPQGFPEKKLKTYAILDDQSNRSLARSSIFDTFGITKGCFPYKLRTCAGLEEATGRRAYNFIVESVDSKSRLKLQTLIECNMLPDNRNEIPRPEAARNHSHLQDIASDIPDVDPDAKILLLIGRDVIQAHKVLDQRNGPPNAPFAQKLALGWVIIGNICLGGAHKPVQASVFKTNILDNGRPSHFLPCKNFIQVKERIIPQSHNKVSLPNHTKYTSIGETVFQQTSLDDRPGYSQEEVAFLQIMNMEVYQDNTNSWVAPLPFAHLGHAFLTTSSKLSSA, encoded by the coding sequence ATGGAAATTGAAATGAAAGTTAAGAAAGCGGAGCTTAAAGTAGAAGAGGTGCGCCTGGATGCCACACTACAAGCACTAAAACAGCAGTGTGATGCAGAAGCCGCACAAGCTGAGGCGTATGTCTTTGAGAAAGCGGCCACTGATCTCGAAGAAGAATCTGCATTGGGGTCCGCAAAGGTAGATTCCACAGAACGTACTCGTGACTATGTAAAACACCAAATAATCCTAAAGGCAGATTCAAGTCCACTTAGCAACATAGAGCACAATGATACTCTAGCAACAACTGTCCCATACGAGCCACCAAAACAAGAACCAGGCCAGTCTACGGACACAGAGTATGTCCATCCACCCCCGGGTGCAAACAAATGTAAAGATGTTCCCCAGCTTTCCCAAAGCATTCCTGTGCGGAAACTTTCATTTGGAGCATTACCGACACATCAAAGTACGGGATATACTCCACAAGTTGGCAATATGACTGATATAGCCAGGTTCCTAGCACGACGTGATTTGCTCACTGGCGGCCTCAGAAAGTTCAGTGATAAGCCAGGCGAGTACTGGGGATGGAAATCTTCATTTAACAATGTAATTGATGATTTGAACCTGTCTGCTAGCGAAGAATTTGACTTGTTGATCAAATGGCTAGGAGCAGAGTCCGTTCAATATGCAAAACGTCTGAGAGCAGTGTATATTAACAGACCCTCAGAAGGATTGGGCAAAGTATGGGAAAGACTGGACGAGTGCTACGGCTCCCCTGAAGCCCTGGAGAAGGCACTACTCGACAGACTTGAGCGTTTTCCGAGAATCTCGAACAAAGACCCATACCTCTTGAGAGAACTTCAGGATCTTCTCCTAGAGATAGAGGCTGCAAAGGACGAAGGCTATATCCCAGGCCTACTGTATCTTGACACCGCAAGGGGCATTCATCCTGTTGTGGAGAAGTTACCCTTTGGTTTGCAAGAAAAGTGGATGACGTATGGGTCTAAATACAAGGAGGAGCATTCTGTATCGTTTCCACCATTCTCAGCATTTGTCGCCTTCATTAGCAGGGAATCAAAAATGCGCAATGACCCAAGCTTTAAGCATTCAGTGCAACCCAGTCTTGTACCCACTAAAATGAGGTTTCAGGACAAGCAGAGTAAGAGAGAAGCAATCTCAGTCATCCGGACCGAAGTGGTCAGTACCGAGCCAAATCCAACTGCAGGAACAAACATCCACGACCCAAATAAAGAATGCCCAATCCACAAGAAACCTCACACGCTTAAAAAATGCAGAGCTTTCAGAGAAATGCCTTTGGAGGAGCGTAAGGCTTATTTGAAGAGGAATCTGATATGTTTCCGATGTTGCGCATCCACTAATCATCAGGCAAAAATATGTAAAGCCGAGACCCTTTGTGCAGAATGTAACTCCAACTCACACATTACTGCTCTTCATCCTGGTCCTGCGCCTTGGGCAAACACCACAGAGCCTGCTTCCAACAACGGCGGGGAGTGCAATATAGTTTTACCTACGGCCACGTCTACATGTACGCAAGTCTGTGGGAGTGAAGTTGAAAGTCACTCATGTAGCAAGATCAGTCCTGTATTCATTTATCCACAGGGGTTCCCTGAGAAGAAACTCAAAACCTACGCTATTTTGGATGACCAAAGCAACAGGTCACTTGCCAGATCTTCAATCTTCGATACGTTTGGCATTACCAAAGGCTGCTTCCCGTACAAGCTGAGAACCTGTGCAGGCCTTGAGGAAGCTACGGGGAGGAGAGCATATAACTTCATCGTTGAATCTGTGGATAGCAAGTCACGCCTAAAGCTCCAAACACTTATCGAATGTAACATGCTGCCGGACAATCGCAATGAGATTCCTAGACCTGAAGCTGCTCGTAACCATTCTCACCTCCAAGACATTGCATCCGACATTCCAGATGTTGATCCTGACGCTAAGATCCTGCTTCTCATTGGTAGGGATGTTATTCAAGCGCACAAGGTTCTTGACCAACGCAATGGACCTCCAAATGCACCCTTTGCTCAGAAGCTAGCTCTGGGATGGGTGATTATTGGAAACATTTGCTTGGGTGGAGCTCACAAACCTGTACAGGCCAGCGTTTTCAAGACAAACATTTTGGACAATGGCCGCCCAAGTCATTTCCTTCCATGCAAGAACTTCATCCAAGTAAAGGAACGCATCATCCCACAAAGCCACAACAAGGTCAGTCTCCCAAATCATACCAAGTACACGTCCATCGGAGAAACCGTGTTCCAACAAACAAGTTTGGATGATAGACCTGGTTACTCTCAAGAAGAAGTGGCCTTCCTGCAGATAATGAATATGGAAGTCTATCAGGACAATACAAATAGTTGGGTTGCTCCGCTGCCTTTCGCTCACCTAGGCCACGCCTTTCTAACAACAAGCAGCAAGCTGTCCAGCGCCTAG